The Sulfoacidibacillus ferrooxidans nucleotide sequence CTTTGTGCATCGACACAAGAAGAAAATTTTATTGCATGCAGATTTGATACAAGGGCTAAAAGCTGATGAAGCTGGTGCGCAGTACCTTTGTCAAGATATTAAACCAGATGGACTCATCTCTACTCATGCGCAAGTAATCACAACGGCTAAAAAAAGAGGACTACTTGCTGTACAGAGAATTTTTCTTATTGATAGTCATTCATTAGAAACGAGTTATCGTGTCATTCAATCTGCGCATCCAGATTATATAGAAGTCCTCCCAGGCATTATGCCAAGTGTGATAAGAGATGTATGCACACAAACCAAACTGCCTGTATTTGCAGGAGGATTTTTACATACGACAACTGATGTGAAGGCGGCATTAGCTGCTGGCGCCTCTTCAGTTACGACATCAGATAAAACCTTGTGGTCACTTCAACGGGAACTGTAGTTATTGCATGCTTATTTCTTGAAAAATCGAT carries:
- a CDS encoding glycerol-3-phosphate responsive antiterminator encodes the protein MEITQKMIPATNRISDIESLVHNHFEYMIMLQIHISQLTYVVDFVHRHKKKILLHADLIQGLKADEAGAQYLCQDIKPDGLISTHAQVITTAKKRGLLAVQRIFLIDSHSLETSYRVIQSAHPDYIEVLPGIMPSVIRDVCTQTKLPVFAGGFLHTTTDVKAALAAGASSVTTSDKTLWSLQREL